A genomic segment from Treponema sp. Marseille-Q3903 encodes:
- a CDS encoding phage/plasmid primase, P4 family, which yields MGYALSGDVSEQCLFILWGTGANGKSTFLNVLQYLFGDYACSTMIETFMKKNSEQSNDLARLKGARLVTTSEIELGKQMSESLIKTVTGEDDLTARFLYGEYFSFKPTFKIFMATNHKPKIRGADNGIWRRIKMIPFTVTIPPEQRDKKLTEKLIAENSGILNWLIQGYAMWRKEGLGEEPKAVREANNEYRMDMDVVGTFVDSVLCPITACTVFKSVFWLRTVAQKCRKL from the coding sequence ATGGGCTATGCTCTTAGCGGTGATGTTAGTGAGCAGTGTCTTTTTATTCTGTGGGGAACTGGTGCAAATGGTAAATCTACATTCCTGAATGTGCTTCAATATCTATTTGGTGACTACGCCTGCAGCACAATGATTGAGACATTTATGAAAAAGAACTCTGAACAGAGCAATGACCTTGCACGATTAAAAGGTGCTCGGCTTGTTACTACCAGCGAGATTGAACTGGGAAAGCAGATGAGCGAAAGTCTGATAAAGACAGTTACCGGTGAAGATGATTTGACGGCAAGATTTCTTTATGGTGAGTATTTCAGCTTTAAGCCGACGTTCAAGATTTTTATGGCGACTAACCATAAGCCGAAAATCCGTGGTGCTGATAACGGTATCTGGCGGCGTATCAAAATGATTCCATTTACTGTGACTATTCCGCCGGAACAAAGAGATAAAAAGCTTACTGAAAAACTAATTGCTGAAAACTCAGGAATTTTGAACTGGCTGATTCAGGGCTATGCGATGTGGAGAAAGGAAGGTCTTGGAGAGGAGCCTAAAGCTGTTCGCGAGGCTAATAATGAATACCGTATGGATATGGATGTGGTTGGAACTTTTGTGGATTCGGTTCTGTGTCCCATTACTGCCTGTACGGTTTTTAAGTCTGTTTTCTGGCTGAGAACTGTTGCACAGAAATGTCGTAAACTGTGA
- a CDS encoding IS3 family transposase: MESFFATLKKEKLYRINTAKLTLEQVKKIIFRYVMTYCNRKRILTVNPGG; encoded by the coding sequence ATGGAATCGTTCTTTGCGACGCTGAAAAAAGAAAAGCTGTACAGAATCAATACAGCAAAACTGACGCTGGAACAGGTAAAGAAAATCATCTTCAGATACGTGATGACATATTGCAACAGAAAAAGAATTTTAACTGTAAATCCAGGCGGCTGA
- a CDS encoding NAD-dependent epimerase/dehydratase family protein, with protein MKKVLITGANSYIGTSFEKYASEKYKDELAVETIDMIDGSWRQKFFSAYDVVFHVAGLAHADVGNVSEEVKAKYYKINTDLAIETCKKAKKDGVKQFVFMSSAIIYGESAPYGKTKLITKDTEPAPANFYGDSKWQADKGVRELASDRFAVTVLRPPMIYGKESKGNYPVLSKMAKKLPIFPNVHNERSMLYIENLCEFLCQVMILGKDGVFLPQNAEYSSTSEIVKIIANVRGHKIIVSRAFSWIISITSHIPGKIRNLTNKAFGNLSYDLEMSKYDFNYQLVSIEESIKRTES; from the coding sequence GTGAAAAAGGTTCTTATTACTGGTGCTAATTCTTATATCGGAACAAGTTTTGAAAAATATGCATCCGAAAAATATAAAGATGAACTCGCTGTTGAAACCATAGATATGATTGATGGCAGCTGGAGACAGAAGTTTTTTTCTGCTTATGATGTTGTTTTTCATGTAGCCGGACTTGCTCATGCGGATGTTGGAAATGTTTCTGAAGAAGTAAAAGCAAAATACTATAAAATAAATACAGACCTTGCTATTGAAACATGTAAAAAAGCAAAAAAGGATGGTGTTAAGCAGTTTGTTTTTATGTCTTCAGCAATTATCTATGGTGAATCTGCACCTTACGGAAAAACAAAACTCATAACAAAAGATACAGAACCTGCTCCTGCAAATTTTTATGGTGATAGTAAGTGGCAGGCAGATAAGGGAGTTCGAGAACTCGCATCTGATAGATTTGCTGTAACAGTTTTACGTCCACCAATGATTTATGGAAAAGAAAGTAAAGGAAATTACCCTGTTCTTTCTAAAATGGCAAAAAAACTGCCGATATTCCCAAACGTACATAATGAGCGTTCTATGTTATACATAGAAAATCTTTGTGAATTTCTATGTCAGGTTATGATTTTGGGAAAAGATGGTGTTTTTTTGCCACAGAATGCAGAGTACAGTAGCACCAGTGAAATTGTAAAAATAATAGCTAATGTACGAGGACATAAAATTATTGTAAGTAGAGCCTTTAGCTGGATTATTTCAATTACTTCACATATTCCTGGAAAAATAAGAAACCTTACAAATAAAGCATTTGGAAATTTGTCCTATGATTTAGAAATGAGTAAATATGACTTTAATTACCAACTTGTAAGCATTGAAGAATCCATAAAAAGGACGGAATCATAA
- a CDS encoding glycosyltransferase family 4 protein: MKKALMLASVASMIDQFNIPNIKLLQELGYNVDVVADYTNPGNISKERSEDLKHRLNGMGAKSIDIPVPRSINPFVVGKAYKLVKKLITTEHYDLIHCHSPIGGAITRIAAKKERKNGTKVIYTAHGFHFYSGAPLKNWLVYYPIEKVLSKYTDILITINKEDYKRATDKFRAKKTVYVPGIGVNTEKFETTYNGKKVREELGISNSDTMLLSVGELNGNKNHEIVIKALAKLLEKPYYVIVGKGIKETYLKKLIKELGLEKYVILAGFHENVPDFYDAADAYVFPSFREGLSVALMEAMASGLPVACSKIRGNTDLIDENGGFFFEPGNVDSVSESLEKILKADKKAMGNYNLEKIKNFDLSVVSNAMNEIYW, from the coding sequence ATGAAAAAGGCTCTAATGCTTGCATCGGTTGCATCAATGATAGATCAATTTAATATCCCGAATATTAAGCTTCTTCAGGAGCTTGGCTATAATGTTGATGTTGTTGCAGATTATACTAATCCTGGAAATATTTCTAAGGAACGCTCGGAAGATTTAAAGCATCGACTTAATGGAATGGGTGCAAAGTCAATTGATATTCCAGTACCTCGTTCTATAAATCCTTTTGTTGTAGGTAAAGCTTACAAGCTTGTAAAGAAATTAATTACTACAGAGCATTACGATTTAATTCATTGTCATAGCCCGATTGGTGGTGCTATAACTCGAATAGCTGCAAAAAAAGAAAGAAAAAATGGAACTAAAGTTATTTATACTGCACATGGATTCCATTTTTATTCAGGAGCACCTCTCAAAAATTGGCTTGTTTACTATCCTATAGAAAAAGTTTTAAGTAAATATACAGATATTCTTATTACTATCAATAAAGAAGATTACAAAAGAGCAACTGATAAGTTTAGGGCGAAAAAAACGGTATATGTACCAGGTATCGGAGTTAATACAGAGAAATTTGAGACTACATATAATGGAAAGAAAGTACGAGAAGAACTTGGGATTTCCAATTCTGATACAATGCTTCTTTCTGTCGGTGAGTTAAATGGTAATAAAAATCATGAAATTGTTATAAAAGCTTTGGCAAAACTTCTGGAAAAGCCATATTACGTTATTGTTGGTAAAGGAATAAAAGAAACTTATCTTAAAAAATTAATAAAAGAACTTGGCTTAGAAAAGTATGTAATTTTAGCTGGCTTTCATGAAAATGTTCCAGATTTTTATGATGCAGCAGACGCATATGTTTTTCCTTCTTTTAGGGAAGGATTATCTGTTGCTCTTATGGAAGCAATGGCAAGCGGCTTGCCTGTAGCATGCAGTAAGATTAGAGGAAATACAGACCTCATTGATGAAAACGGCGGTTTCTTTTTTGAACCTGGAAATGTCGATTCAGTTTCAGAAAGTTTGGAAAAGATATTAAAGGCTGATAAAAAAGCAATGGGAAATTATAATCTTGAAAAGATTAAAAACTTTGACTTGTCAGTTGTAAGTAATGCAATGAATGAAATATATTGGTGA